AAAACCTTTACGGCAACAACAACGCTGGATTACACACCAGGATCGGAGAATGACCTGGCCGGACTGGTATGCTACCAGAGTGAGAGGTTTAACTATGTGTTCGGAATCACAAAGAGTGGTAACGAAAACTATCTGTTACTGCAGAGAACTGAAAGAGGCCGTTCTGAAATTATAGCAAGCACAAGGATTGATGTCAGCAACCCTGTTCATCTTCAGGTAAGGGCAGACGGCGATAAATACTGGTTCAATTATTCATTGGACGGGCAGGAATTTGAAAACCTGGGAGGTGAGGTTTCGGGAGATATCCTGTCAACCAATGTAGCAGGCGGATTTACCGGTAATTTGATCGGACTGTATGCCACTTCCGGGAACGATGCCCGTCCGGAATAGCAAATTTCTTCTGCCGGGGCCCGGGTATTAAGCCGCCCGGTTATCCCATATAATGCTTTATATTACACCACCTGCTTTGCTTTTTTACATGCAGGTGGTGTAATTTTTTTCATAGCAGATAAATTGTTGGTTTTTGTTCAAACAAAAAATATAAAATCTAAACCTTAAAGCAAATGCCTGATGTCACAGGTTACTGTTTGCCATGAGCAGTGTTGCAGAAATGGACTTTCGCAGATGTCACAGTGAAATTCTATTCCATATGATGCGAATGCTGCTATTGCTAATATGCCTTTTTTAATTGCAAACTTATTGTACTCTGAGATAATTCATTATATTTGTTAAGAAGGAACAGCGATCTCATTAAAGGACTGCTTATGTTTTAGGATAGCCTTCGGAAAGCCCGGTATAGCTTTCTTGAGAAAAGGCGATGTGACAAGGGGATTGATGAGACAGTATACTTCAAAATATTGCGAATGTTCCGGTTTTTTGAAAAGAGTGGATTGAAACCGTCATCGATTATTTATTGAGCATGAAGCGGATTATCAAAGACAGGGATGCAAAAGAAGAACATGAGCTGCTTAAATATATAATTGACCATACCCGGAGCTCTGTTGCCATTCATGATACCGATATGAACTACATTTATGTTAGCCAAAGGTATTATGATGATATGCATTTATCTGAAAGGAATATAATCGGACGGAACCACTATGAGGTTTTTCCTGCTCTGCCGGACCATATTAAGGAAGCACACAGCCGTGCCCTGAAAGGGGAGGTAGTATCCGCAGATGATGAACCCATGTACTGGCCCGATGGCCGCACTGACTGGGCTCACTGGCAGTGCCGGCCCTGGTACGGGGCAGACAAATCTCTGGGAGGGATTATTGTTTACATCGAGATCATTACCGAAAGAAAAAAATCTGAACTTGCACTGCAGGAGAATGAAGAGAAGTACCGCATGCTCTTTGAAAACAACCCCATTCCCATGTTTGTTTATGACCTGGAGACTATGGCTTTTCTTGGAGTTAATAATGCTGCCGTTACCAGGTATGGCTATTCAAAAGAGGAGTTTATGGCGATGACCCTGAAAGACATACATCCCAAAGAAGATATAGAAAGACTTGAGAAGAATGTTAGCGCCGTAAGTGAAGGACTTGATGAAGCTGGCGTATGGCGGCACTATAAAAAAGACGGATCTTTGATCTTCGCTGAGATCGTCTCTCACACGATAGAATTTGAAAAGCGAAGGGCTGAAATAGTATTAGCCACAGATGTTACAGAGCAAAAACTTGCAGAGGCAGAAGTGCAATATCAGCAGCTCATGATCTCCGAAATGGGCAGGGTGGCTAAAATTGGCGGATGGGAATTTGATGCATTAACAGGTGAAGGTACATGGACTGATGAGACCGCCCGGATTCACGATTTGGATCCAAAAGAAGAGACTAATGTTGAAAAAGCAATTTCATTTTATAAACCTGGTTCACGTGAAAGGGTCATTAAGGCAGTCAGGGAGGCTGTTGAACTTGGCAAGGAATACAGTCTTGAACTTGAGATCATAAGTGCAAAAGGAAAAGAAAAGTGGGTTCAGACCATTGGGAAGCCGATTACAGAAAACGGAAAAGTAGTTAAGGTCCGTGGCTCCTTTCAGGACATTACCGAAAGAAAAAAGATACAGGAGGACCTGGTAAAAGCAAAAGAAAAAGCTGAAGAGAGTGACAGGCTTAAAACGGCGTTTCTAAATAATATTTCCCATGAGATCAGGACACCGATGAACGCAATAATTGGTTTCTCTGCATTGCTTTCACAACCTGAACTCGAAGATGACATAAAAAAGACCTATGTTGATACTTTATCCCACAGCAGCAATCAGTTGCTGGCAATAATCAATGACATTGTAGATATTTCAAGCATCGAAGCCGGGATAGTTAAATTATCAAAGGATGAGGTCAGAATAAACGATTTGCTGAAGAGGCTGGAAGAGCAGTTCAGCCTTTTGGCTGATAAAAAGGGCATATTATTACGCAGTGTCCTGGCACTACCTGATAATGAAGCATTGTTGATCTCAGACAGGACAAGGTTAACGCAAATACTCTCAAACCTGCTTAATAATGCCTTTAAATACACCAGGGAGGGAACCATTGAGTTTGGTTACAGGCCCGCTAAAAAGTCAATTGAGTTCTATGTATCAGATACCGGGATTGGCATACCATCCGGCCAGCTTACCAGGATATTTGAAAGGTTCTACCAGGCCGGCAGTGATATTTCAGGAATTAATGAAGGAACAGGGCTTGGCCTGTCAATTTCAAAAGCTTTTGTTGAAATGATGGGCGGTCAGATTTGGGCAGTGTCGGAGCCGGGTAAGGGTTCAAGGTTCATTTTTACCTTACCCTTTAAAAAACCAGATGACAGCGTTGTGGCAGTGCATGCAGAAAAGCAGGATTCTGCATTTGAAAGAGAGTATCATATTCTTGTTGCCGAGGATGATGCGATGAATGCTCAGTTGATATTGAATTTTCTGGATGTTCCAAACCTTATGGTGACATTGGTGAATAACGGGGCTGAGGCTGTTGAGCATTTCAGGTCCGGCAAGCCTGCCGATCTTGTTCTTATGGATCTGAATATGCCGGTAATGGATGGGTATGAAGCCACCAGACTTATAAGAGAGCAGAACCCCGATCTGCCGGTTGTTGCACAAACAGCTTTTGCACTGTCTGATGACAGGGAAAAAGCTCTGAGCTCAGGGTGTAATGATTTAATAACCAAGCCATTCAGGAGGGATGCCCTTTTGTCCAAAATCAGGGAGTTTGTAGTATTCTGATCATTATTTCCGGGTCCGTGCCCCTCAGTAAACCGCAGGCTCTTTGTTACCTCTTCCTCAATATGTCGAG
The sequence above is drawn from the Marinilabiliales bacterium genome and encodes:
- a CDS encoding PAS domain S-box protein codes for the protein MKRIIKDRDAKEEHELLKYIIDHTRSSVAIHDTDMNYIYVSQRYYDDMHLSERNIIGRNHYEVFPALPDHIKEAHSRALKGEVVSADDEPMYWPDGRTDWAHWQCRPWYGADKSLGGIIVYIEIITERKKSELALQENEEKYRMLFENNPIPMFVYDLETMAFLGVNNAAVTRYGYSKEEFMAMTLKDIHPKEDIERLEKNVSAVSEGLDEAGVWRHYKKDGSLIFAEIVSHTIEFEKRRAEIVLATDVTEQKLAEAEVQYQQLMISEMGRVAKIGGWEFDALTGEGTWTDETARIHDLDPKEETNVEKAISFYKPGSRERVIKAVREAVELGKEYSLELEIISAKGKEKWVQTIGKPITENGKVVKVRGSFQDITERKKIQEDLVKAKEKAEESDRLKTAFLNNISHEIRTPMNAIIGFSALLSQPELEDDIKKTYVDTLSHSSNQLLAIINDIVDISSIEAGIVKLSKDEVRINDLLKRLEEQFSLLADKKGILLRSVLALPDNEALLISDRTRLTQILSNLLNNAFKYTREGTIEFGYRPAKKSIEFYVSDTGIGIPSGQLTRIFERFYQAGSDISGINEGTGLGLSISKAFVEMMGGQIWAVSEPGKGSRFIFTLPFKKPDDSVVAVHAEKQDSAFEREYHILVAEDDAMNAQLILNFLDVPNLMVTLVNNGAEAVEHFRSGKPADLVLMDLNMPVMDGYEATRLIREQNPDLPVVAQTAFALSDDREKALSSGCNDLITKPFRRDALLSKIREFVVF